In a single window of the Balneolaceae bacterium genome:
- a CDS encoding TonB-dependent receptor codes for MNKTCLLAALLMLPGLLSAQDSTAAVGDTLATHLKAIEVVGVRSVISSADAPLALAIANRDRASLNHGSSLSLSGIGQQLPGLWVNNRRNYALGERMTIRGLGWRAAFGVRGIQVILDGVPLTVADGQSMINIVDPAFVRRAELIRGPASSFWGNASGGVLYLSTDPGYSAGDGLHLRALGGSYGMARTEAQYRQAGERHAFSAYGSFLDDPGFRNYSSARLWRGGLTGRVEISGGGTLEYSGAMVHMPFAEHPSGLSRQQAKEEPRTAVPSFVEAGAGKSMTQGQAGLRYLADTGLGDLTLSAYGIRRDLRNPLPFAIITVDRLSGGLRAGLEREYDEITWKAGAEVKLQRDDRVEFGNDSGSRGGVQIDQLETVWNQALFASAAWGPGDLALLGSLRLDRLAFASDARASGAEGERSFQALSPGVGVRWDLGAASLFANLGTSFEAPTTTELVNRPGGGEGFNPDIRPEHTTSVDLGMRGELVNSPLSWELTLYQMWIRDLLFPYQLAADGPVFYRNQGETRHRGVEARVEARILPSLTLSSTWNLTDAAFVEAATLDGFSLAGKSVPGVARHRLNTTLRWQASGWRASLSHEMVSRHPVDNLNTAWNDRYQVLDARLSYRSNPGAGSGLTLHPFLEVNNVLDHRYNGSVVVNAFGGRYYEPAAGRNWTFGLSLDF; via the coding sequence ATGAATAAGACCTGCCTGCTTGCCGCACTGCTCATGCTGCCCGGCCTGCTCTCCGCCCAGGACAGCACCGCCGCCGTCGGCGACACCCTCGCGACCCACCTGAAAGCCATCGAGGTCGTGGGCGTGCGTTCGGTGATCAGCTCTGCCGACGCCCCCCTTGCCCTGGCCATCGCAAACCGTGACAGGGCTTCCCTGAACCACGGTTCCAGCCTCTCTCTTTCGGGCATCGGGCAGCAGCTGCCCGGTCTCTGGGTGAACAACCGCCGCAACTACGCCCTGGGCGAACGCATGACCATACGCGGACTCGGATGGAGGGCCGCCTTCGGGGTGCGAGGCATACAGGTCATCCTTGACGGAGTGCCCCTCACCGTGGCCGACGGACAGTCGATGATCAACATCGTGGACCCCGCCTTCGTGAGGCGCGCCGAACTCATTCGCGGGCCCGCCTCCTCCTTCTGGGGCAATGCCAGCGGCGGGGTGCTCTACCTCTCAACCGATCCCGGCTATTCGGCCGGCGACGGGCTGCATCTGCGCGCGCTCGGCGGCTCCTACGGCATGGCCCGCACCGAAGCGCAGTACCGTCAGGCGGGCGAGCGGCACGCATTCAGCGCATACGGCTCCTTCCTGGACGATCCCGGCTTCCGCAACTACTCCTCGGCACGCCTCTGGCGCGGGGGACTTACCGGACGTGTGGAGATTTCCGGCGGGGGCACACTGGAGTATTCCGGCGCCATGGTGCACATGCCCTTCGCCGAACATCCCAGCGGACTTTCCAGGCAGCAGGCGAAGGAGGAGCCCCGCACAGCGGTCCCCTCCTTCGTGGAGGCAGGGGCCGGCAAGAGCATGACCCAGGGACAGGCCGGCCTGCGCTACCTGGCCGACACCGGGCTGGGCGATCTAACCCTGTCGGCCTACGGCATCCGCCGCGACCTGCGCAATCCCCTCCCCTTCGCCATTATTACCGTGGACCGCCTGTCCGGGGGACTTCGTGCCGGCCTGGAGCGTGAATACGACGAGATTACCTGGAAAGCAGGGGCCGAGGTCAAGCTCCAGCGTGACGACCGCGTGGAATTCGGAAACGATAGCGGAAGCCGCGGAGGCGTACAGATCGACCAGCTGGAAACCGTCTGGAACCAGGCCCTGTTCGCCTCCGCAGCCTGGGGGCCCGGCGACCTGGCCCTGCTGGGCAGCCTCCGCCTGGACCGCCTCGCCTTCGCCAGCGATGCCCGCGCCTCGGGGGCCGAGGGCGAGCGCAGCTTTCAGGCCCTCAGTCCAGGCGTGGGCGTGCGCTGGGATCTCGGCGCGGCCAGCCTCTTCGCCAATCTCGGCACCAGCTTCGAGGCGCCCACCACCACCGAGCTGGTAAACCGTCCCGGCGGCGGGGAGGGCTTTAATCCCGATATCCGTCCCGAACATACCACATCGGTGGACCTCGGTATGCGGGGCGAGCTGGTGAACAGCCCGCTCTCATGGGAGCTGACCCTCTACCAGATGTGGATTCGCGACCTGCTCTTTCCCTACCAGCTGGCCGCCGACGGACCGGTTTTCTACCGCAACCAGGGCGAAACCCGTCACCGGGGCGTGGAGGCCCGCGTGGAGGCCCGGATCCTCCCCTCCCTCACCCTATCGTCCACCTGGAACCTGACCGACGCCGCCTTCGTCGAGGCCGCCACCCTGGATGGTTTCTCTCTGGCCGGAAAATCGGTGCCTGGCGTGGCCCGGCACCGCCTCAACACCACCCTGCGCTGGCAGGCATCGGGATGGCGCGCCTCCCTCTCACACGAAATGGTGAGCCGGCACCCGGTGGATAATCTCAACACCGCCTGGAACGACCGCTACCAGGTTCTGGACGCCCGGCTTAGTTACCGCAGCAATCCGGGCGCCGGGAGCGGCCTCACCCTGCATCCCTTCCTGGAGGTAAACAACGTGCTGGACCACCGCTACAACGGCTCGGTGGTGGTGAATGCCTTTGGGGGGCGCTACTACGAGCCTGCGGCCGGGCGCAACTGGACCTTCGGGCTCTCCCTCGATTTCTAA
- a CDS encoding cation diffusion facilitator family transporter: MASGSKKVIYAALVGNGLIAITKFTASFLTGSSAMLTEGIHSVVDTGNQVLLLLGLKRAKKPADATHPFGHGKEIYFWSFVVAITIFAVGAGISIYEGIHSIMDPHIITNPMPNYIVLGLAMVFEAFAWFFAWREFEKQRRGRGYVETIRKEKDPVTFVVLFEDSAAMLGLIVAFLGIAAAQWTGNPVYDGVASVFIGGILAITAGWLAWETKGLLIGESADPRIVEGIRGIAGEHREVKTVNETLTMHMGPQFILVNLSLDFHGDLGAGAIEQAIAAITREIRERFPRVKRVFIEAEDYKSKPD; encoded by the coding sequence ATGGCCTCAGGATCCAAAAAAGTCATCTACGCCGCCCTGGTCGGCAACGGACTCATCGCCATCACCAAATTCACGGCCTCCTTCCTTACCGGGAGCTCGGCCATGCTCACCGAAGGCATCCACTCGGTCGTGGACACCGGCAACCAGGTACTCCTGCTGCTGGGACTCAAGCGGGCTAAAAAGCCGGCCGACGCCACCCACCCCTTCGGCCACGGCAAGGAGATCTACTTCTGGAGCTTTGTGGTGGCCATCACCATTTTTGCCGTGGGGGCCGGCATCTCGATCTACGAGGGGATACACAGCATCATGGATCCCCACATCATTACCAATCCCATGCCCAACTACATCGTGCTGGGACTGGCCATGGTCTTCGAGGCCTTCGCCTGGTTCTTTGCCTGGCGGGAATTCGAGAAACAGCGTCGCGGACGAGGCTACGTGGAGACCATCCGCAAGGAGAAGGATCCGGTCACCTTCGTGGTGCTTTTCGAAGACTCCGCCGCCATGCTGGGCCTGATCGTGGCTTTCCTGGGCATCGCGGCGGCGCAGTGGACCGGTAATCCCGTCTACGACGGAGTGGCCTCGGTGTTCATCGGCGGCATCCTGGCCATCACCGCGGGCTGGCTGGCCTGGGAAACCAAGGGACTGCTTATAGGCGAGAGCGCCGACCCGCGCATCGTGGAAGGCATTCGCGGCATTGCGGGTGAACACAGGGAGGTAAAGACCGTCAACGAAACCCTCACCATGCATATGGGTCCCCAGTTCATCCTGGTTAACCTGAGCCTTGATTTCCACGGGGACCTCGGCGCGGGGGCCATAGAGCAGGCCATCGCAGCCATCACCCGTGAGATCCGTGAACGCTTCCCCCGTGTAAAGCGCGTCTTTATAGAGGCCGAAGATTACAAATCCAAACCCGACTGA
- a CDS encoding DUF2752 domain-containing protein, whose translation MMDAAPRISHPESPWKSFFRRHFEWCALAAGLLLMAAIDPYTAREGGFCLLEWAGMSWCPGEGLGRSVALLMRGDLAASLQMHFMGIPAVSIMGGRISYLVHLNIQHKPNNGDLLWRE comes from the coding sequence ATGATGGACGCCGCACCCCGCATATCGCACCCCGAGAGTCCCTGGAAATCGTTCTTCCGGCGGCATTTTGAATGGTGCGCCCTGGCGGCCGGCCTGCTGCTCATGGCCGCCATCGACCCCTACACTGCGAGGGAGGGGGGATTCTGCCTGCTGGAGTGGGCGGGGATGAGCTGGTGCCCGGGCGAGGGCCTGGGACGGTCGGTAGCCCTGCTCATGCGGGGCGACCTTGCGGCTTCTCTGCAGATGCACTTCATGGGCATTCCCGCTGTAAGTATCATGGGGGGAAGGATATCTTACCTGGTACACCTGAATATTCAGCATAAACCCAACAACGGAGACTTGTTATGGCGCGAATGA
- a CDS encoding TM2 domain-containing protein — translation MARMIDYLPELEGDEAAYIGKMMENMDEEQARRFSSVYRARRKDPQIVLLTAIIGFFGVAGVHRFIIGHVGMGILYLLTGGLCLIGTIVDLINYRNLAFEYNRDVARDVTGMI, via the coding sequence ATGGCGCGAATGATAGACTATCTGCCCGAGCTGGAAGGCGACGAGGCAGCCTACATAGGCAAAATGATGGAAAATATGGACGAAGAACAGGCCCGGCGCTTCAGCAGCGTCTACCGGGCGCGGCGCAAGGATCCCCAGATCGTGCTGCTTACCGCCATCATCGGCTTTTTCGGGGTGGCCGGCGTCCACCGCTTTATCATCGGCCACGTGGGCATGGGCATTCTCTATCTGCTCACCGGCGGGCTCTGCCTGATTGGCACCATCGTCGACCTGATCAACTACCGCAACCTGGCCTTCGAATACAACCGCGATGTGGCCCGCGACGTGACCGGCATGATCTAG
- a CDS encoding P1 family peptidase, translating into MKSTLFCLLLLLAGAALCPAQHNLRSHGVAIGVMETGPRNAITDVPGVRVGHRTLVRGGDVRTGVTAILPHEGNLFQQKVPAAIYVGNGFGKLAGVTQVRELGTLETPVVLTNTLSVPTAADALLDYTLGLPGNENVGSVNPVVGETNDSYLNDIRGRHVAKEDVLEAIRSASGGAVPQGNVGAGTGTSAFGFKGGIGTASRRLPADLGGWSVGVLVQTNFGGVLSVDGVPVGEELGEYYLSGRLQDSPDGSCMIVVATDAPLGSRNLERLAKRAMLGLARSGGIASNGSGDYVIAFSTAESVRVPYRGEGRTQQVERVRNSAMSPLFMAVNESTEEAIINSLFHAETMEGRDGHTVEALPVVRVLEILRRHGRQVDDQPGNRP; encoded by the coding sequence ATGAAAAGCACCCTCTTCTGTCTGTTGTTGCTCCTGGCCGGTGCGGCGCTCTGCCCCGCCCAGCATAACCTCCGCTCCCACGGAGTGGCCATTGGCGTCATGGAGACCGGCCCGCGCAACGCCATTACCGACGTGCCCGGCGTACGCGTGGGTCACCGAACCCTCGTCCGCGGAGGAGACGTGCGCACCGGCGTTACCGCCATCCTTCCCCATGAGGGCAACCTCTTCCAGCAGAAAGTTCCCGCCGCCATCTATGTGGGCAACGGCTTCGGCAAACTGGCGGGTGTCACACAGGTGCGCGAGCTGGGCACCCTTGAAACACCCGTTGTGCTTACCAATACCCTGAGTGTACCCACGGCGGCTGACGCACTGCTGGATTATACGCTCGGTCTGCCGGGCAACGAAAACGTAGGCTCGGTCAACCCGGTGGTGGGCGAGACCAACGACAGCTACCTTAACGACATCCGCGGCCGCCATGTGGCGAAGGAGGATGTGCTGGAGGCCATTCGCTCGGCCTCCGGCGGGGCCGTCCCGCAGGGTAACGTGGGCGCGGGCACAGGCACCAGCGCCTTTGGATTCAAGGGCGGCATAGGCACCGCTTCGCGCAGGCTGCCCGCCGACCTGGGCGGATGGTCCGTCGGCGTGCTGGTGCAGACCAACTTCGGGGGCGTGCTCTCGGTGGACGGGGTGCCCGTGGGTGAGGAGCTGGGCGAGTACTACCTCAGCGGACGCCTGCAGGACTCCCCGGACGGCTCGTGCATGATCGTGGTCGCCACCGACGCCCCCCTGGGCTCCCGCAACCTGGAGCGGCTGGCCAAACGCGCCATGCTGGGACTGGCGCGCAGCGGGGGCATCGCTTCCAACGGCAGCGGGGACTACGTCATCGCCTTCTCCACAGCCGAATCGGTGCGGGTCCCCTACCGCGGCGAGGGACGCACGCAGCAGGTGGAACGGGTGCGCAACAGCGCCATGTCTCCCCTCTTCATGGCCGTCAACGAGTCCACCGAAGAAGCCATTATCAACTCCCTGTTCCACGCCGAAACCATGGAAGGACGTGACGGGCATACCGTGGAGGCCCTGCCGGTGGTCCGGGTGCTGGAGATCCTTCGCCGTCACGGCCGCCAGGTAGACGACCAGCCGGGGAACCGGCCGTGA
- a CDS encoding DUF5777 family beta-barrel protein, producing MRIQTLLLTTILTLLFLPAHAQMERERADIRPPVEEIFWTHGLVATGTVQQVPAGNMNVTIMHSFGVLSNRTLQNFFGLDSPPNVRLGLDFGLTDQWSLGIGRTTFEKVVDLRTQLVLLRQGSDGAPPLSLSLKGDLGVTTVENRRPLSDDLSGTAALMAARSFGDAFSLQISPMVSWFASPLPGNDGTLAGLGVGAEYRLSDRYAFFAEWLPVVGDRFEGAHNAFSVGLDIETGGHVFQLFFSNTQWHTEQYAISHTNTDFWAGDFRFGFNVNRIFQL from the coding sequence CGGCCCACGCCCAGATGGAAAGGGAGCGGGCGGACATCCGTCCGCCGGTAGAGGAGATCTTCTGGACGCACGGGCTGGTGGCTACCGGAACCGTGCAGCAGGTGCCCGCCGGCAACATGAACGTGACCATTATGCACTCCTTCGGGGTGCTAAGCAACCGCACGCTGCAGAACTTCTTCGGACTGGATTCCCCGCCCAACGTGCGACTGGGACTCGATTTCGGGCTTACCGACCAGTGGTCGCTGGGCATCGGACGGACCACGTTCGAGAAGGTAGTGGATCTGCGCACCCAGCTGGTCCTCCTGCGGCAGGGTTCCGACGGCGCCCCGCCGCTCAGCCTGAGCCTGAAGGGCGACCTGGGCGTGACCACCGTGGAGAACCGTCGTCCGCTGTCGGACGACCTGAGCGGAACAGCCGCGTTGATGGCCGCACGAAGCTTCGGGGATGCCTTCAGCCTGCAGATCTCCCCGATGGTAAGCTGGTTCGCCTCTCCCCTGCCCGGAAATGACGGCACGCTGGCCGGACTCGGCGTGGGAGCGGAATACCGGCTCAGCGATCGCTACGCCTTCTTCGCCGAATGGCTTCCGGTGGTCGGCGACCGATTCGAGGGGGCGCACAACGCCTTTTCGGTGGGACTGGATATTGAGACCGGGGGACACGTTTTCCAGCTCTTTTTCAGCAATACCCAATGGCATACCGAACAGTACGCCATCTCGCACACCAACACCGATTTCTGGGCGGGCGATTTCCGCTTCGGGTTCAACGTAAACCGCATCTTCCAGTTATAG
- a CDS encoding acyloxyacyl hydrolase yields the protein MRLASIPPAAYTATALLLILLPALASLLQAQHGDAVMAMESEKDAAEPTADRERAPGLRWIRGEPHMHEFSIWGGYAYDSHSLIGETDDVTLGVGGGRYNLRLLRWRRHLVEYSAEVSLFTRYRWPDDGRQRQLGGVGISPLGLQLNFISDRALQPYLRSTAGLMFLEAPFPDDRGTRVNFTFGVGGGAELYLSDFSSLSVGYYFFHLSNGETGSVNPGIDSSLFMGTLTLF from the coding sequence GTGAGGCTGGCCTCCATACCCCCCGCAGCGTACACCGCGACGGCCTTGCTGTTGATCCTGCTGCCGGCCCTCGCCTCGCTCCTCCAAGCCCAGCACGGGGATGCCGTAATGGCCATGGAGAGCGAAAAAGACGCCGCAGAACCAACGGCGGACCGCGAGCGCGCTCCCGGCCTGCGATGGATACGCGGCGAGCCCCACATGCATGAATTTTCCATCTGGGGCGGCTACGCCTACGACTCGCACAGTCTCATCGGGGAGACCGACGATGTGACGCTGGGCGTGGGCGGGGGACGCTACAACCTCCGCCTGCTTCGATGGCGCCGCCACCTGGTGGAGTACTCCGCCGAGGTGAGCCTGTTCACCCGCTACCGATGGCCCGACGACGGCCGGCAGCGCCAGCTGGGCGGCGTGGGTATCTCCCCCCTCGGCCTGCAGTTAAATTTCATCAGCGACCGCGCGCTGCAACCCTATCTGCGTTCGACCGCCGGACTGATGTTTCTCGAAGCCCCCTTTCCCGACGACCGCGGCACCAGGGTCAACTTCACATTCGGGGTTGGTGGCGGTGCGGAACTCTACCTCTCCGACTTCAGCTCCCTCTCGGTAGGCTACTATTTTTTTCATCTCTCCAACGGTGAGACAGGTTCGGTCAACCCGGGCATCGACTCCAGCCTGTTCATGGGTACGCTTACCCTCTTCTAA
- a CDS encoding serine hydrolase: MNFTRLIRCPIIIMILLLPVVAASQPAPFSGLEDTLELRLQEGYFTGISMAYLDRSGEVTFYSMGHRGPSKQQPVDERTVYEIGSVTKTFTALLLAQMDRQGELNLHDPISAFLPDSLDLPGTQDQPIRLEHLATHTSGLSRLPSNLSPRDPADPYADYTVSKLYRYLEGATLQHSPGNAYAYSNLGMGLLGHILERHAGRSYEELARDMISRQIGMQQTGISLSPSDTTLQARPTSYGRLVKAWNLGVLAGAGGLRSSTKDMAAYLSAVSGSGPGSLEEAAEMTRRSYFSPDRSHHQEMGLAWFISTEADTIFWHGGGTGGFRAFAGFNQEDGTGAVILSNGTGDINDLGLHLLDRRNELRQVRRTEEVPRERLRSYAGTYRTPQGLIFKVRLHEEGLRVQLPGQPEHRVFADSETRFFYRVVPAEIEFYGAKSEPADSLTLYQNGQEITAERMGGN; this comes from the coding sequence ATGAATTTCACTCGCCTGATCAGATGTCCTATCATCATAATGATATTGCTGCTGCCTGTGGTAGCCGCCTCGCAACCGGCTCCTTTCAGCGGACTGGAAGACACCCTCGAACTTCGCCTGCAGGAGGGGTATTTCACTGGCATCAGCATGGCCTACCTCGACCGTTCGGGAGAGGTCACATTTTATTCCATGGGACACCGCGGACCATCCAAGCAACAACCTGTTGACGAGCGCACCGTGTACGAAATTGGGTCCGTCACCAAAACCTTCACAGCCTTGCTGCTTGCACAGATGGACCGCCAGGGAGAACTGAACCTGCATGATCCCATTTCAGCGTTTCTTCCGGACAGCCTGGACCTGCCCGGCACTCAGGACCAGCCGATTAGGCTGGAGCATCTGGCCACCCATACCTCTGGGCTGTCCAGGCTGCCTTCCAATCTCTCACCGCGCGATCCTGCCGATCCTTATGCAGATTATACTGTGAGCAAGCTCTATCGCTATCTTGAAGGAGCGACACTTCAGCATTCGCCTGGAAACGCCTATGCCTACTCCAACCTGGGAATGGGACTGCTCGGACATATTCTGGAGCGCCATGCCGGGAGAAGTTATGAAGAGCTTGCTCGCGATATGATCAGCCGGCAAATCGGCATGCAGCAGACCGGAATTTCCCTGTCTCCATCTGACACTACTCTCCAGGCTCGTCCTACCAGCTACGGGCGCCTTGTAAAGGCGTGGAATTTGGGGGTTTTGGCAGGAGCCGGGGGACTTAGGTCATCCACTAAGGACATGGCCGCATACCTTTCAGCGGTTTCAGGGTCGGGGCCCGGGTCCCTGGAAGAAGCTGCCGAGATGACCCGCCGAAGTTATTTCTCACCCGACCGGTCTCACCATCAGGAGATGGGCCTGGCCTGGTTTATCTCGACCGAAGCCGATACCATTTTCTGGCATGGCGGCGGTACGGGAGGATTCCGTGCTTTTGCGGGTTTCAACCAGGAAGACGGGACCGGGGCCGTGATTCTGAGTAACGGGACGGGCGACATTAATGATCTGGGGCTCCATTTGCTGGACCGGCGTAATGAGCTGCGGCAAGTCCGCCGCACAGAGGAAGTCCCTCGCGAACGTCTCAGGTCTTATGCCGGTACCTACCGTACACCCCAGGGACTGATCTTTAAGGTCAGGCTTCATGAAGAAGGGCTCAGGGTACAGCTGCCGGGGCAGCCCGAGCACCGGGTCTTTGCCGACTCCGAGACCCGCTTCTTCTACCGGGTCGTACCCGCGGAAATCGAATTTTATGGCGCTAAATCCGAGCCGGCCGACTCCTTGACTTTATATCAAAACGGCCAGGAAATCACCGCTGAGCGCATGGGAGGAAATTGA